Proteins from a single region of Chryseobacterium scophthalmum:
- a CDS encoding YdeI/OmpD-associated family protein yields MNLQAEQFFEKAKKWKEEFYLLREIISEIDSLEEDYKWMHPCYTLEGKNVVLIHGFKEYFALLFHKGALMKDPDHILIQQTENVQSARQIRFKNIEEVEKQRAIIKKYIQEAVKIEQSGQKVELKKASEYPVPEEFQRALDEDKTLNESFYALSPGRQKGYLFYFNQAKQSKTRETRIEKYYQNILDGKGIDD; encoded by the coding sequence ATGAATCTACAAGCCGAACAATTTTTTGAAAAAGCCAAAAAATGGAAAGAAGAATTCTATTTGTTGCGGGAAATCATTTCTGAGATTGATTCTCTGGAAGAAGATTATAAATGGATGCATCCTTGCTACACATTAGAGGGAAAAAACGTGGTGCTCATTCATGGTTTTAAAGAATATTTTGCCTTACTTTTTCATAAAGGAGCATTAATGAAAGACCCTGATCATATTTTAATTCAGCAGACTGAAAATGTACAATCGGCAAGACAAATCAGATTTAAAAATATTGAGGAAGTAGAAAAACAGCGAGCAATTATCAAAAAATACATTCAGGAAGCTGTAAAAATAGAACAGTCAGGACAAAAAGTAGAATTGAAAAAGGCATCGGAATATCCTGTTCCTGAAGAATTCCAAAGAGCTTTGGATGAAGACAAAACTTTAAATGAATCATTTTATGCTTTAAGTCCGGGAAGACAAAAAGGATATTTATTCTATTTTAATCAGGCGAAACAATCAAAAACCCGCGAAACACGAATTGAAAAATATTATCAAAATATTCTCGACGGAAAAGGAATTGACGACTGA